A window from Triticum aestivum cultivar Chinese Spring chromosome 6D, IWGSC CS RefSeq v2.1, whole genome shotgun sequence encodes these proteins:
- the LOC123144417 gene encoding peroxisomal membrane protein PMP22, translated as MAGGTGGAGGGTGGGDSLARRAWRQYLLQLQRHPLRTKMITAGCLAGVSDSVAQKLSGYQKIEKRRLLLKMIFGFAYGGPFGHFLHKVLDYIFKGKKDTKTVAKKVLLEQITSSPWNNLLFLFYYGYVVEKRPFKEVKTRVKKQYLSVQLSAWMFWPVVGWINHQYVPLQFRVIVHSFVACCWGIFLNLRARAMSLKQS; from the exons ATGGCAGGAGGAACTGGAGGAGCTGGGGGAGGAACAGGGGGAGGGGACTCGTTGGCTCGCAGGGCCTGGAGGCAGTACCTGCTCCAGCTGCAGCGCCACCCACTCCGCACCAAG ATGATCACTGCGGGGTGCCTCGCAGGCGTCAGCGACTCCGTGGCGCAGAAGCTCTCTGGATATCAGAAGATTGAGAAGCGCCGCCTCCTGCTCAAGATG atatttgggTTTGCATATGGTGGCCCATTTGGGCATTTCCTGCATAAAGTGTTGGATTATATCTTTAAAGGGAAGAAGGATACCAAAACTGTAGCTAAGAAG GTGTTGCTGGAGCAGATCACTTCCTCTCCCTGGAACAATTTACTCTTCTTATTCTATTATGGATATGTTGTTGAGA AGAGGCCTTTCAAGGAGGTGAAGACTAGGGTGAAGAAACAATATCTGTCAGTGCAATTGTCTGCTTGGATG TTTTGGCCAGTAGTTGGTTGGATAAACCATCAATACGTGCCTTTGCAGTTTCGGGTGATTGTCCACAGCTTTGTTGCATGTTGCTG GGGGATATTTCTCAACCTTCGCGCCAGAGCCATGTCTTTGAAGCAGTCATAG